GTGTTCGAATgcttcttttttaaaatctaaatacaAAAATCTTCGTTTTAGCGATGTCCATATACAGGTTCGgcattgaaattttcttttttcaatgaaACGTTGTAACATGACTGGAGGTACAACACGTTGCAGCGCGGTAGAATTCTTAGCGAAGAACATTGGTGGGGGATTTTGTTTGTCAAAATGCTTTGGGTGAGAGAGCGTTGGTAATAGAAACCTACTTTTATACGTTTTGAGCGTGAGAGTCACTGAAAACTTTTGTTGATATATCCGTCTAGCGCAGTGAAGGGTTAAACGTTCTTCTAAGGATCGTCTTTATCTTATTCAACTTATTAATGTTGTTCACTACACTGTATCTGTTGGCACTCTTGTAATATTTAGCATTATTATTGTCTATTTGTTCTATCTAAGCACAAGCACTATTCTGTAACGTTTATCTATATCTGTTGGAATATCTTTCCATACATTAACTATCCATTCTGTAAAATGAGTACATATGCGGATGATACCCAGCTTTACGCTTCATACGCGACAGCGGGCAGTGGTATTGCTGAGGCTGGTATTAGCGGTGACCTTGATacgatttttgaattagcaacaTACCAccagtttaaaataaatcctgACAAATCTATGTGGATGAGTTTTAATGGGCAACAGCGCAACCCTACTTCGCACTTAGCCATTAAGATGAATAACACCTTAATTAAAAAGGTCTCTGAAGCTAAGTGTCTTGGTATGATTTTAGATACTAGCTTAAGATTTAGaaaacaaattcaaacatATATTCAGagatcatattttttttgcgtCGGCTGTACCCGCATCGTTCATGTTTAcctttgaaattaaaagtgCTCCTCTGTGATATGTTTGTTCtttcacaatttaattatatgtcTGCTGTATATTATAGGGCTATAGATGCAGTCACGTCACGAAGTATACAAAAGGTTCAGAATAGTTGCCTCAGATTCATTTATGGGATTCGCAAATTTGATagagttaaattaaatataaaccacAGTGCGAGAGAAGTCAGACAAGGTCAAGTATTAGTTTCTATCCTCCAAAACATAGAACATCACTTTTTCAAAGGTCATTTACATATCATGTTTATAAATCGTATGGAAGCTTGCCACATGCACTACGTCAACTGAAATATGAccaatttcgaataaaattgAGGAATATGATTTTTCAGCAGTCAACGGGTCTTGTCTGATGTTTGTTATTGTTTGTTTCTCTGTGATTTTTTTGTGACCTTATTCTTATTGATATAAAGTCATTGTTAGGATGTTAACAGTTACGCCATCAGTTATTACACTGagtccttttttaattttcattattattgttttttttttttgctcctcttatttctttttttttctctttcatttaatttacgtTTGGGTCTTTTGGGCcctttcatttaatttaattatgtttaaatttagatttgatATGATGCGGGTGATACTGTATTAATGATTTCAAGATTTtgcctttgtttttttttctttttatttgttataattcatagaatttttttttttttattttactgttGGATAGAACAGACTATTCTGGATCCCGCCGTTTGATCTccatatattatgtatatatttgtattgtagtttcttttttgtaatggagacaataaagtcatttattattattattattatcatttattattcaCACATAACAGCAATAATCTCCCTTGGTATAAGTTTCTCTCCCTCTAACATCCACCTATTCAGCTTccgtaaattttctttaaataattatgcAAACATCTAAAGGTTGTAGTAAAGTTGAATAACAGCAATATGATTGTTACACTGTCTTAAATTTTCGCTTGTTTCAGACATGTTCTGCTCACAACTCAATGCTTTTTTCATCTCTTTTCATGAAcatgaagaaaattttaatttcgataAAGTTTTCGTATTAAAAAATCACGTAACTGTTTTAGTACTTTACTCGTCAATTGTTGTATGGCCAATCATGTCCGTTGTTATGATCGTTTCGTCGATATTGCCAGTATAggacaataaataattttattttctgttcTGAAGAACAAATTTTCAGAGGTTTCGTAAGTTTTCCTCCAAATTCTCTCTTGTAAAATGTTTGTTGTTTCTTGAAGCACTAAGTTGTAACGATTAATAAATCTTCCGCGCCACCTTAaagataaattgaaattaacatTTCTTCTTTGTTACATTTTGCACATTTTAGTACAAATAAACAAATGGCATTTCTTGTTACAATTAATCCATTTTGACGGCTTTTTAAAATCCACTTTTTAACGTGTAGGTCAGATCCAACAATAAAAGAGCTGAATTAGTTGCCTAACATCTAGCTAATGTATTTTAACTGAAACTATGCAGTCTACAGTGAATATAACActtgtttatcaaaaaaagaaataactatGAAGCTGGTTTTACCAATGAAAGTTGCCCTAGAAATCGATAAAAACATTAACTATAAGAAAAGGTTCTTTAAGCTCCCGACGTATTAAAAGAAATCCAAGAAAACCAATCATCATGTTGACAAACTTGTTTAGTGCCTACTTAAGAGTGaacaaatgttttaaaaattgtttcaacaTACCAGATTTCTAGTTTAGATTTCCTAACCACCATTCTACTATAGATCAAGTGCATAGATTGACAATCAGTAGTGAGAATGCATTTGATAAGCAAAAATATTATCCGGCAGTTTTCCTAGACGTTTCACACCAGAAATTTGTCTACAAGTTGTGGCAAAAAGCTACCCCTGAACTACTGACAAAAACTGGAATCATATCTTTCTGAAAGAGAGTTAAGAGTGGCACATGAAGAGGCATACTCAATATTTAAACCGATCTTGACCGGAGTTCCACAAGACAGTGTCTTAGGACTGCATTAGGCCATATTTATGTACTGTTACCGAAGATATTTCAATTCCAAAAGATcctgtacaggtgtcccaaattggatgtccgcataggctatctccgaagctaaaagaaatagaaaagaagTAGTTCATGATCGCATCATCGGAGAGTTAATAGAGAAGAGAATAtctaaaatatgtatttttaaaattaaataaattgacgtAATTCGAACGTTCCTAAAGatggttttataaaaagaCCGAAATcggtagaattaaaaaagtaacatatccattttataaatagtacaaaaagaaaaacagattttgtaattgataaaaatggaaagaaatatCAACTTCAACGAAGGAAATAAAACTGACCTATcgtaacattccttcacggtatAATTGgggtttcttcacgctataattggggttcCAAAAACAAACTGACCTATTATAACGTTTCCAATATTTTTGTCAGGGTTGACTgacatttgtaaacaaaactaaccaaCTCAACAAGTCATTGACAGTTAAAAAAATGCTGTTACTATTCTAGTTCGGGTAAAACAATCTCAAGAATGTTGTGTACAAAACTAAACTGAATCGCTTGAcgacttaaaaactaaaattagaagagaATGTGCTGACATTAATCAAGAAACAATTATTTGAGTCCAGCATGAATTCATCGATCGTTTGGGATATTGCCAGGCACAAGAAGGGTTTCAGTTTCAACATTGCGGTGGATAGATAATATTGCAGTGAATCTACGAACCCTAAATATCGCACGACCAGAGGAACTAATGTCGGACTACAGTAAATGGAGACAAATAGCAAAGTCAACAAAGACCCATCCCgggttataataataataatacgaaGAGAGAGAGTTATTTGGATTAACACATATCATCAAGGAGTGGGGCTTCATCTGGAAAGCTCCATTTTTCACGAAATCGTTTTTCCGAGTCTATCCAAATCTCTTCATTAAGTGTTGGCAttactaataattttattgccaAAAGGGCTTACTACTGCATCTGTTCTTTAAGATtatctttcaaaaaaagaGAGTCAAGACCTTGTAAAATATGGGTTACAGTGTAAAGAATTTTCCTGTTCAGGgtcaaattcaaataaaatcacaGGCATGGGACAACAGAAACAATGATGGTCTTCTAAACACTATGGAGAAAAAGTCCATTTGGTTATTTCATAATCATCATCAATCAACAAAGCAGACTAAAAGTTTGCCAAAAAGTTGGGAAGATAAACCGAAAAAGTAAAAagcataaaattaaacaagcaTCAGTTTCAAGAATTGATGAggatgaatttaattaaagacagaactttttttaatttcatcattaATGTGATGTTATCACATATCATCCATTGACAATTGAGAATTAGATAGGTAATTAATTacatatacaataaaaaagttcAGGACCgtactttataataaaatttaaataatcacaaTAATTTACATAACACACCGGAACTGTGGTATTAACTCCTTGACCCAATCCTGCTGCACTCGACTTTATGCCAATACAATTTTCTCGAGGTTCTCCCTTCCAATTCAAAAACACGTTTAGACACAATAAACGTGGTTGTCTTCTTTTACTATTTAGTAAGCGAAAAGTGTCTCCGCCACAACATAATTGTGTTTGTGTTCAAACTGTAAACCATGAGATCACCatatattgtaatatttttcttttcctgtTTTCTACTtggattattaaaaaaatcttacgtTAAAGGTAacgaaaatcttttttattttaactttttctaaatagattatttaagatcataaatctttttaaaacggATCATTAGGATCTATTATTGTAGATTATATCTTGTATaataagaattatttaaacGCCCGAAgcattttaattacaaattaattgttatgtgtcaacaataaaaaaaccaTTCTCTTTCTAGCTGAAAATAATCTAGAAAAGGATTTCAAATTGATTTGTTACGCGGCAACTTATGCCTCGGGTCGACCCGGAAGAGGTGGTTTCTATTTAAGCAATTTAAATCCCGGATTATGTACCCACGTTATTTTCGGATACGCACATTTAAAAATGGATACATCAATTTATTTCTtacgtaattaaaaaatttattgtataattattagattaataatttgatgattttgtgTGTAGCCAATTGGAATGATTTTATGAACGGAACTGAAAGTTTGACCGAATTAAAACAGAGTTATCCATCCGTGAAGTTTATGGTTGCTTTAGGTGGTTGGTCAGAACGAACCgataaattttcgaaaatcgcTGCCAAAAGTGAATTGAGAAAAAGCTTAGCTGAAAATgcggtgaattttttaaagtaattaaaataaaattcgtttGTACAAGGTTATTTGGAATTACATAGACAAACGTTGCAAAttactaaatatttttaaagtgtatgcgttacatttttataaaatgaggTTACATTACtttatatagaaaaaatttgtttgtttgttttttcatAGCTGacacatttttcaataatttcgaCAATTTTACCGCAAAACTAGCCTTTACGTCAATTTCGATAACAATTGATTCGTCGTAGAATGAATCaaagattcttaaaaaaaatattgtgcaGTTTTCTAAAAGATCAAGCCCAGTGATGTGATAACTATATCATTTTATGATatagttatattttttaatcatcaaaaatgaagaacataattttatacgttttgacttaattattttatttttttgttgtttatagtaacggaaaaatataatataatgtgTTATATAAAGAAAGGAAAACTTGATAATATTTACATAACAAAATAAAGCGACAAATATTCCCCACTTCagagaaaaaatattattcatttaaatgaaacattttaaattgttttttcttttagtttgtTGCATacatgaattatttaaaagaaaagcaGGTTTCAGACTGTCAACACTAAtgaattgtaattttttaataactttaaatgatCCTTTATACCTTGCAGAGATACAAAATTTGTTGTCTTCTATCCGGACAAACATGAACAACCTAAATCTTCTTTTATGGTTGAATGTAAACCAAGAAGGATAATAGGTAACTCATCTTTCCAACGAGTTGTATTCCCTCTAGAAATTAACGCAGTCTTTAAAGTTCTATGAAATCTTTTGACAATACTATTGCTTTGAGAATGGTATGAATGATTAGTTCAAATTGTAGGCCTTGAGCGTATGTTATTGAGTGTGGAATTCCAAAACGTGAATGTAAAATACGTGTAGTATACTGAACGTGAAGTAGTGAACGTTAACTGTTGTAGCAATAGTTGATGCAAATATTGATGAAAGAGAAAAGCTAAAtctttcaattattattaaaatacaagAACAACCACCAGAAGGAAGAAGGGGACCTACAATATCAATGTCAATATGTTCAAAATGGCCTTTAGGAATATCAATCTTCATAATGGGAGATTTTGtcatgatttttaataataataataataagtttattgccACATAGTTAAtacaagagaaaaataatatatatgtatacataaaTGAATAAGTAATGCATGTTGACAAAAGGTCAGTTTATCGCCAAAGGCGATGTCTTCCAAAAGACCCAACCAAAACGtgtgtaaaaaaaaatcaatatggctatataaataattcaacatttaagcaaaaagaagaaaaagagcaAAGAGGAAAAACAACACAACGAGTACAGTTGATAGAGaggaagagaaagaaaaagaggAGAGAAGCAGGCGATATCAATACTTAGATTCCGATAATTGTAATGATAATAGATAATCCCTTAAATGTCAGAAAACTACGAGTGTTGCGTATTTCCATGGGTAAACTATTCCAAAGCTTTATAGCCTGCACCGTGAAAGATCCATGATATCTCTCGGTGCGATGAATGGGAAATATGAGTAACGTATCAGACTGTGCTCTAGTAGGCAGACCGCGAGACGACATGAATTGAAAGTTCGTGTACAAGTATCCTGGGGTCCGAGAAaaaagtatcttatacagcGTTGTCAGTATACGTAATGATCTGCGCTTTTCGACAGTCAACATTTGAAGGTGATTACGATATTGCGTAACATGGTCATACTTACCCAGGTCAAAAATAAAGCGTAGACAGTTGTTCTGTAATCTTTCTAATTTGTTACGGAGGGTAATTGCCAGGTCGGGATACACAGCATCAGCATAATCTATGTGGGGCAGTATTAATGAGTAACAGAGATTACGACGGACAGCAAGGGGAAGAAAACAACCAAGTTTACGCAaagaatgaaaacaaaaatagaccTTCCTACAAACAGACTGAATCTGATACCGCCAAGACAGCGCTGAGTCTATTGTCACCCCCAAGTTTTTGACCGTATTGGTGAAATGTATAACATTGTCACCGAGTATCAGTTGCGTATCATTGGAAGAGTAAAATTTTGCAAGTAAAGGTTTTGAGCCGAATGCTATAGCTTGCGTCTTGGCAATATTTAAACTCAGGCCAAAACATTTAGACCAGTGAAGTATCCTGGACAGATCATCATTAAGCCGCGCCATGGATACCGGGAGCTCATTCACAGTTGTTGATGTATAGATTTGAAGATCATCCGCATATAAATGATAGTTGCATGAAATGAATTTGGTAAcactgtttataaaaattgaaaacagtAATGGACCCAATACACTTCCCTGAGGCACACCACTATGACTTTGAAAcacagaagaagaagatgaagtgTCACGCACACAAAAGGAACGTTGAGAAAGGTATGATCTAAACCCATAGCAGACAGAGACGACACCAGTAAGCTATGATCCACAGGATCAAATGCTTTGCTGAAGTCCAGCAAAACTAACAAGGTTATTCGTCGATCGTCACAGCTACGACCTTGATGAGTGCCGATGTGGTACTGTGGCCCGGTCGGAAACCAGATTGATAGTCTGTAACTAGTTTATGCTCATCAAGGTAATCCTGCACTTGATTGTACACCAAGCGTTCAAGTGCCTTAGATAATACGGAAAGTATCGATATTGGCCGAAAATCACTCAGTCGAGTAGGGCACTTAATCATAGGAATGGGAACAACGCAAGCCTGTTTCCAAATTGTAGGAAAGGTCGAAGACTCTATGGAGAAATTAAAGATATGAAGCAATGGTGGAGTAATTATGTCCAAGATGGGAAGGAGTTGCCTAACACTAACATCGTCAGCTCCGACACTTGTAGAGCGCGTTTTTGCAAGAGCGTCCCGAACCTGAGACTCCTCAAACATGGTGAAAGAAAACCGAGAATTGACGAGAGCAGAACCACTGATAGTGAGCAATGTTGACTTCTTGATTGACTCGTCGAGAGTAGTGGGCGAATTACCAAAATAAGCACCTAAAGAATTACAATCAAAGCTATGGCAGGAAGGAGTTTCAATTACACCAAGAGAACGCATGGTCTTCTAAAACGTTTTCGGTGTTGTATAAGATAACTTCTGataaatgtaagttttttttggcATTTCGGCAGCGGTGGTTACAGAGGTTCCGTAGAACGCGGTAGTTTTCTCTATTAATATTGGAAGCATTTCGGCGAAGAAGGATTTTGACAATATCTtgtattgattaattttttagaagcTTTTAACCTGGATGAGAAATACTATgtaaatcattgaaaatcgGGTGACAACATTTTTCTGGAATATAAATACATACGTTGATAGGAAGAGGAAGAAATTTCACACCAAATTGGAATATCAGAAAATGGAATTGTTTGTTGTTTTAGACAAAATTTAGAATTAGGTTTAGTTCgtaaaactcaaaaaaatctAATCCTTGTCTAACCTTGATAGAGCattgaaaacaatattatttccACCCTTCATGTAAGCAATATCTGTTGAGAACTGTGCTATAAAGTTAATATAGCAAgacttttttctgttttagagGAAAAAGATAAAGTTAAAAGCTTCTAATCTATGAACATTTTAAACTGATaacattccaagaaatggcaaaaatgtttaatagcTAAATAGATAgctaaaaagtaaaaaatgttatttatttgagtgatcgaaaatgaaaagatGGAAAATTTTAGCAGATGTTAAAGCATTAATGTTGAAGTTGAAACATTTACTcgctttttttgattttgtttagatgtaaataatttaaaatcggtACACCTGGGACTCTCACATTTTAATGCATTATTCTAAtaagaattatgataaaaAGCGATCTCTacaatttgaagaaaataaaagtggTCGATTGAAATATCGTTGAAAATGGAATTGGTTTTGAAGAGAATTAATCTGAAATTCCATTGCCAATAAAATTGTAAGAGTCTGGACACCGTTCTGACAATTAACTGAAAAATCTGCaaaaatctttatcaaatCTAATGGTattgtttgattaattaaagttgATGGGGAGATAGCTTGAATTTCTGAAACTTTATATGTAACAaagtttttacatttttcatttttcgacTTGGCTAACTTCTTTAtcctaaatttaatttaactttattctaatttaaacgaatttttctagttgtttaaaaattttgctcTGAAGAAGGTTGGTTTCACAACCGAAATATAAgcattttatagaaaaattgttcctgaattATTTCTGACCGTTCACCCTGACCAACGTATTTGTAATTTACCATCTGAGAACCACCCACGATACTCAACATCCCTCGATAAAAATCTGAGGGTTTTTGATCCCCCATAACATCTTTGATGAAATTATACATTCCCCTCTCCGGAAGATTAGAGATTACGTCATAAACAATCGTCATTTGACACAACATCAAGAGAAAGGTTTGCAACGACAAGATGGTATTTAGTTTTATCGGAAATTATGCGAGAAGTAGTGAACTCAGATTCAATCTGGGTGAACCAGATTTCGGACTTGTGATTTCGGGCAAGAGAAGCACTAGGAATAGATCCTTTAGTGAAAACTACACAGTTGTAGTAGAATGGGCACGTGATCCGTAGGGATGATAGAAGGCTCCTAAAGAATATGATGATTACTAGAAGAGAAGGGAAGAGAGGAAGGTGGAGACCCAGAACAATGTGGCTAGACAGCACCAAGAGTTCGATTCAGCAGTGGGGAAGGGACATTGAGGAAGTAAAGAGGAAAGACAAAAAGAAGtatattttttccaaaatagtaAGCTGTAGTCTCTTCATTCTTGAGTATTCTACAGAAGCGGTCTTAATCAAGCCTATAAATATCCGGCATCTgttactgaaaatatttatttgttctaCTTTATATATTCAAGAATTGTAAAAATGTCAGAGGAGCCATATGATACAGTATAAGAATCTATTAAATCTTAATAGAGGACGATTAATAACACCTAGCAGTATCATATCTAGCCAgatcatattacaaaaactTAGACGATAGATTTAGTAAGACAAGGTCCACCTAAATCGTTGCAGAATTACACAACAAGCAATGGAAAGCAAGTTTTACGAGATTGGCTAGCAATTCTCTCTCATTAAACTGCATTTGTTATTGCTGTTGCAAAATTTTTAGCTGTATAGTCAGTTCTTCTTCAGCGGTTATAAAAGTTTGAATGATAACCCTCAAACGATAAAAGAAGAGAGATGGTTCTAATAATCGTAGCAATTACTAAAATGTTTGGCAAGTGGTGTGTCGTTTTTAAGTAGAAATGACAAAATCTGAAATGCTctagtaattagtaattagATTGTTTGTTTTCtgcttaaattttttgttatatttctGTTTTATATAGTATTTTTAGCAGCTCTACCATCTCTTAACAACATTTCGTTAATTATATGTTTGACCATTTGGGTATTTTGACCCTtataagttaaataaaaacgtaataaattaagtttacCTGAATTAAATGTTCTACTTTGATATCTGCTCCTGTGCAAAGATGAAAAGGTAAACATCTCTCACTCTTGGAACATTCCGATTCGATTTTCCACAACGAAATTAAGtgcactaaaaagaaaaatactacaatttattaattaaaaaccacatcttcttaaaattttacaaagtatatttataacaatttgaTTTAGCAACGTTTGCATCTCTAATTCAAAATGACCTGCATAAATccatcaaataataatttaattaattaattaatcattcaTTTCAATTctaatgatattttttatattattatagaaaatatgattttgatGGTTTAGATTTGTGTTGGTTATTTCCAAGTAAACGAGATGGAAACGTTTACGATCGAGTCGGGTTTGTTCAACTTTTAAAGGAGATGAAACGACAATTTAAACCGTTTAATTACACGCTTTCCGCGTTATTAAGCGCGGATTTTGAGACAATAGACACCGGTTATGATGTCAAAGAACTCTCAAAAGTTGTCGATTTCATGAATATGAATTCTTATGACTATAGTGGGTTTTGGAGTCCCGATATTCAAGCCCACGCACCTTTATATAGTGATAATAGATTGAATGTGGTTagtattttaaatacaattttgagAATTAATAAAGgggtataaataaatatttataatttattttcagaaTTATTCAATTTCATACTTGATTAAATTAGGTGCAGAtcccaaaaaaataattttagggaTACCTTTTTACGGAAGAGCTTTTATTTCGACGAATACCACAAATTCATCAACCCTAAATGAACACCCAAAATTTGGagatctttttaatgaaaccgAACAAGCTAGAAAAACATTTGTAGGGCCATACACCCAAGACGTTTCAGGGATAATCAGTTACGGTGAAGTTAGTTAAcacttaaataaaattttttttaaagatttattgaaaaaattctcattttattgtttagatTTGTTTGGaactgttaaaaattaataataaatggaaGAAATTTTGGGATGAAAAAAGCAAAACAGCCTATATAACGTTGGgtcaagataaattaattacttacgataacaaaaaatcgattgaattt
This genomic stretch from Onthophagus taurus isolate NC chromosome 7, IU_Otau_3.0, whole genome shotgun sequence harbors:
- the LOC111424355 gene encoding probable chitinase 2 isoform X2, yielding MRSPYIVIFFFSCFLLGLLKKSYVKAENNLEKDFKLICYAATYASGRPGRGGFYLSNLNPGLCTHVIFGYAHLKMDTSIYFLPNWNDFMNGTESLTELKQSYPSVKFMVALGGWSERTDKFSKIAAKSELRKSLAENAVNFLKKYDFDGLDLCWLFPSKRDGNVYDRVGFVQLLKEMKRQFKPFNYTLSALLSADFETIDTGYDVKELSKVVDFMNMNSYDYSGFWSPDIQAHAPLYSDNRLNVNYSISYLIKLGADPKKIILGIPFYGRAFISTNTTNSSTLNEHPKFGDLFNETEQARKTFVGPYTQDVSGIISYGEICLELLKINNKWKKFWDEKSKTAYITLGQDKLITYDNKKSIEFKVKYAVDKKLGGITVFALDLDDFQGDCLEEYENSDDFKDYLLLRSVRKEINKHLGDINVVEVMNSTKSNDFSCILLIFNLYLLFKIC